GAGCAATGAAGGATACGATATTATACTGGGGGTGCGTTCGTCCATATTCTTGCCGTTCCAGAACCTAGGATTAGTAATCGTGGACGAAGAACATGAAAACACTTATAAGCAATACGACCCTGCTCCGCGCTACCATGCCCGCAACGCTGCCATCGTCCTTGCCTCTTTTTATGGAGCTAAGACTTTATTGGGCACAGCAACCCCGTCGGTCGAAAGCTACTTCAACGCTACAAACGGGAAATATGGGTTGGTAGAACTGAATGAACGATATAAGGATATTGAATTGCCCGAAATTCTGTCAGTAGACATCAAAGAACTCGCCCGAAAAAAAAGAATGAGCGGACAGTTCTCACCCGTACTGCTTGCCCACATCCGCGAAGCGCTGGAACGCAAGGAACAGGTAATCCTCTTTCAGAACCGCAGAGGGTTTGCCCCGATGATTGAATGCAAAACCTGCGGCTGGGTGCCCCGATGCAAGAACTGCGATGTGAGCCTCACCTACCATAAAGGAATGAACCAGCTCACCTGCCACTATTGCGGATACACCTATCAGCTGCCCCGTTCGTGTCCTGCCTGCGAGAGTGTGGAACTCATCAATCGCGGCTTTGGAACCGAGAAGGTGGAGGATGATATAAAAGCACTTTTCCCACAGGCAAAGATTGCCCGCATGGACATGGATACCACTCGCACCCGAACAGCTTACGAGAAGATTATTGCAGATTTTGAACAAGGGAAAACAGATATACTGGTCGGCACCCAGATGGTATCAAAAGGGCTCGACTTTGAACGTGTTAGTGCGGTTGGTATCTTGAATGCCGACACCATGCTCAATTATCCCGATTTCCGTTCGTACGAAAGGGCCTTCCAGTTAATGGCACAGGTATCGGGTAGAGCCGGAAGGAAGAACAAGAGGGGATTAGTTATCTTGCAGACAAAGTCGATCGACCACCCCATCATTAATCAGGTTATCCACAATGACTACCAGCAGATGTATACCGCTCAGCTGGCCGAACGCCAGATGTTTCGCTATCCGCCGTACCACCGATTGGTATATGTATACCTAAAAAACCGGAATGCCGATTTGCTGGATACCATGGCACGTACCATGGCCGATAAGCTTAGGGCCATTTTCGGAAGCCGCATCCTAGGACCCGACAATCCGCCTGTGGCACGCATCCAGTCGCTCTTTATCAAAAAAATAATTGTGAAGATCGAAAACAATGCCTCAATGGAAAAAGCCCGCACACTACTCTTGCAGGTACAGAAAGAGATGGTGGAGGATGAGCGTTTTAAATCGCTGATTGTATACTACGATGTAGATCCTTATTAATAATATATATATGAAGAAATATAGAATCCTGTTTGTTTGTCTTGGAAATATCTGCCGTTCTCCACTGGCAGAGGGTATAATGCAAAGTTACCTGGAAAGGGAAAGTATGGAAAGCCAGATTGAGGTCGACTCGGCCGGCATTCTGAGTATTCACCGCGGTGAACTGCCCGACCCCCGCATGCGTGCCCATGCAAGCAGACGCGGATATAATCTGGTAAGCCGCTCTAGACCGGTGGTGACTGACGACTTCGACAAATTCGACCTAATTCTGGGAATGGACGACCGCAATATTGATGACCTCAAAGATCTGGCTCCCTCTATTGAGGCACAGCAAAAAATTCGCAGGATGGCAGATTTCTGCAGAAATATCCCGGCAGACCATGTGCCCGACCCCTTTTTCGGCGGTGCATCCGGCTTTGAACGAGTGCTGGATATTTTGGAAGATGCCTGCGAAGGGTTATTGGAACATTTAAAAAAGAAGCTGAAGGATTAATTATCTCTTGTACAAAAGAATGCAATCTTCTGTACAAAAGAATAGATTCTTCTGTACAGAACAATTAATTGTTTTGTACAGAAGAGAATGAATCTGTCGACTCATCTGTATTTTTTAATTCCGGATAACTCACCCGCGTGTGGTAAATGGTACGTAGCTTCTCCTTAAACACCCATTTCACGGTGGCAATATCTTTAAAGGTAATAGGACAGTATTTAAAGCAACCTTCGGCCATCTGTCCGTCAATAATCTTATCAACAAGTTCGCTGATGGACTCTTCTGTGTATTCCGGCAGACTGCGCGAGGCGGCTTCCACCGAGTCCGCCATCATTAGGATGGCCGTTTCCTTGGAGAACGGATTAGGTCCGGGATAGGTAAACACAGATTCGTCAACCTCCTTGTCAGGAAAATCATTGAGGTACGAAACATAAAAATACTTCGTTTTCCCTGTGCCGTGATGTGTTCTGATAAAGTCCTTAATCACTTTGGGTAAATTA
The Bacteroides sedimenti genome window above contains:
- a CDS encoding low molecular weight protein-tyrosine-phosphatase; translation: MKKYRILFVCLGNICRSPLAEGIMQSYLERESMESQIEVDSAGILSIHRGELPDPRMRAHASRRGYNLVSRSRPVVTDDFDKFDLILGMDDRNIDDLKDLAPSIEAQQKIRRMADFCRNIPADHVPDPFFGGASGFERVLDILEDACEGLLEHLKKKLKD
- the priA gene encoding replication restart helicase PriA, translated to MKKFADVILPLPLRQLFTYSLHEDIAENVQIGCRVIVPFGRKKFYTAIVYNIHYCAPEAYETKEITTVLDANPILFPVQFKFWEWISSYYLCTQGDVFKAALPSGLKLESETIIEYNPDFESTSPLSDREQLLLSLLEKKPEQTVSLLEKESGLKNLLPVIKSLLDKEAIFVKEELKRNYQPKMELRTRLNNNVKGEVYLQKLFDDLARAPKQLALLMKYLELSQYLKDVTQLKEVSKKELIRKAEASPAAFNGLVEKKIFEVYRHEIGRLDSSSHTTIDLNPLNENQQQAYLQILDSFKEKNVCLLHGVTSSGKTEVYIHLIEKTIKEGKQVLYLLPEIALTTQITERLKRVFGNRLGIYHSKFSDAERVEIWQKQLSNEGYDIILGVRSSIFLPFQNLGLVIVDEEHENTYKQYDPAPRYHARNAAIVLASFYGAKTLLGTATPSVESYFNATNGKYGLVELNERYKDIELPEILSVDIKELARKKRMSGQFSPVLLAHIREALERKEQVILFQNRRGFAPMIECKTCGWVPRCKNCDVSLTYHKGMNQLTCHYCGYTYQLPRSCPACESVELINRGFGTEKVEDDIKALFPQAKIARMDMDTTRTRTAYEKIIADFEQGKTDILVGTQMVSKGLDFERVSAVGILNADTMLNYPDFRSYERAFQLMAQVSGRAGRKNKRGLVILQTKSIDHPIINQVIHNDYQQMYTAQLAERQMFRYPPYHRLVYVYLKNRNADLLDTMARTMADKLRAIFGSRILGPDNPPVARIQSLFIKKIIVKIENNASMEKARTLLLQVQKEMVEDERFKSLIVYYDVDPY